A genomic window from Centroberyx gerrardi isolate f3 chromosome 14, fCenGer3.hap1.cur.20231027, whole genome shotgun sequence includes:
- the cttnbp2nlb gene encoding CTTNBP2 N-terminal like b isoform X1, which translates to MKEETMNVEALSRAELLTLLSILEGELEAQDVVIHALRAQHRDAFVQERYGQYDLSDPFLALQRDSEAVERQHAHSHPHTHPQGGAVGPNPLAVLKLVMAHCKRMQERMMGQLAAAESRHRRMIADLEEEKRRRAQDSAQGDDVTFMLQTERDKLLQQLEVERAALRRLEKEQEQVVGQAEESLTQQQQLSSALTLELQKASSQAVEEAQKVSQLRTRLQEESNALENLRGALEGEKGRAAQLEATAERQLAEFDTEREQMKARIRKEEERSRELERQVEELRKRLEGSGGGKEEVKEAVKESPPKMVVVSTSVQTEPDGKISVTPKTTLMSKVNGHHTLKDTESQQEGRGAENGGVVENGGGATLNSPLHPHPQSPSSTASSSLSSSPISSPVLAKRLGSPGFHQSSYQAGVNQRFQAARHKFQTQAELEQQQGGSAPLSPRDLSPTTTPTPPPPENSTAKQLARNTVTQVLSRFTSQQAGVKLAPISSSPFGTDYRNLAASPPGGRSPSSGPLSPGIRSPLTPRSERSHPPPIPPKKPGMSPTPGSPGPSGRASVFPELTGNCGHSSNGQEGAKEPDLLLSSSS; encoded by the exons ATGAAG gaggaGACGATGAATGTGGAGGCTCTGAGCAGGGCAGAGCTGCTGACTCTCCTCAGTATCCTGGAGGGAGAGCTGGAGGCCCAGGATGTGGTCATACATGCCCTCAGG GCCCAGCACAGAGATGCCTTCGTCCAGGAGCGTTATGGCCAGTATGACCTCAGCGATCCGTTCCTGGCCCTGCAGCGGGACAGCGAGGCCGTGGAGCGCCAACACGCACACtcccaccctcacacacacccgcaGGGTGGGGCGGTGGGACCCAACCCTCTGGCTGTGCTTAAGCTGGTCATGGCCCACTGCAAGAGGATGCAGGAGAGGATGATGGGACAGTTGGCCGCCGCTGAGAGCAGACACAGGAGG ATGATTGCTgatctggaggaggagaagcggCGGCGCGCCCAGGACTCGGCGcagggtgatgatgtcaccttcatGCTGCAGACGGAAagagacaaactgctgcagcAG tTGGAGGTGGAGCGTGCAGCACTGCGGAGGCTGGAGAaggagcaggaacaggtggTGGGCCAGGCGGAGGAATCTctgacccagcagcagcagctctcctcAGCTCTGACTCTGGAGCTCCAGAAAGCCAGCAGCCAGGCGGTGGAGGAGGCCCAGAAGGTCTCCCAGCTGCGCACCAGGCTCCAGGAGGAGAGCAACGCCCTGGAGAACCTGCGGGGGGCACTGGAGGGGGAGAAGGGCAGGGCGGCCCAGCTAGAGGCCACGGCTGAGAGGCAGCTGGCTGAGTTCGACACGGAACGAGAGCAGATGAAAGCCAGGAtcaggaaagaggaggaaaggagcagggagctggagagacaggtggaggagctgaggaagaggctggagggaagtggaggggggaaagaagaAGTAAAGGAGGCTGTGAAAGAGTCTCCTCCCAAGATGGTGGTGGTGTCCACCTCTGTCCAGACTGAGCCTGATGGGAAGATTAGTGTCACTCCCAAAACCACCTTGATGTCAAAAGTCAACGGCCACCACACCCTCAAAGACACAGAATCACAACAGGAAGGTAGAGGAGCAGAGAATGGAGGGGTGGTAGAGAATGGGGGAGGAGCGACTTTAAATTCCCCTCTCCACCCTCATCCTCAGTCTCCCTCCAGCAcggcctcctcttccctctcctcttcccccatcTCCTCCCCCGTTCTGGCCAAGCGTCTGGGAAGCCCAGGCTTCCATCAGTCCTCCTACCAGGCCGGGGTCAACCAGCGATTCCAGGCCGCCAGGCACAAGTTCCAGACCCAGGCTGAGCTGGAGCAACAGCAGGGCGGCTCGGCCCCTCTGTCCCCCAGGGACCtctcccccaccaccacccccacccctcccccaccagAGAACAGCACAGCCAAGCAGCTGGCCCGCAACACTGTCACTCAGGTGCTGTCCCGGTTCACCAGCCAGCAGGCTGGCGTCAAGCTGGCCCCGATCAGCAGCTCTCCGTTTGGGACAGACTACCGCAATCTGGCAGCGTCTCCTCCTGGGGGGAGGTCTCCTTCTTCTGGGCCGCTCTCTCCGGGCATCCgctcccccctcacccctcgCTCAGAGAGGAGCCATCCTCCACCGATCCCTCCTAAGAAGCCAGGGATGAGTCCCACTCCAGGCTCTCCGGGTCCCTCTGGCCG
- the cttnbp2nlb gene encoding CTTNBP2 N-terminal like b isoform X2: MNVEALSRAELLTLLSILEGELEAQDVVIHALRAQHRDAFVQERYGQYDLSDPFLALQRDSEAVERQHAHSHPHTHPQGGAVGPNPLAVLKLVMAHCKRMQERMMGQLAAAESRHRRMIADLEEEKRRRAQDSAQGDDVTFMLQTERDKLLQQLEVERAALRRLEKEQEQVVGQAEESLTQQQQLSSALTLELQKASSQAVEEAQKVSQLRTRLQEESNALENLRGALEGEKGRAAQLEATAERQLAEFDTEREQMKARIRKEEERSRELERQVEELRKRLEGSGGGKEEVKEAVKESPPKMVVVSTSVQTEPDGKISVTPKTTLMSKVNGHHTLKDTESQQEGRGAENGGVVENGGGATLNSPLHPHPQSPSSTASSSLSSSPISSPVLAKRLGSPGFHQSSYQAGVNQRFQAARHKFQTQAELEQQQGGSAPLSPRDLSPTTTPTPPPPENSTAKQLARNTVTQVLSRFTSQQAGVKLAPISSSPFGTDYRNLAASPPGGRSPSSGPLSPGIRSPLTPRSERSHPPPIPPKKPGMSPTPGSPGPSGRASVFPELTGNCGHSSNGQEGAKEPDLLLSSSS, from the exons ATGAATGTGGAGGCTCTGAGCAGGGCAGAGCTGCTGACTCTCCTCAGTATCCTGGAGGGAGAGCTGGAGGCCCAGGATGTGGTCATACATGCCCTCAGG GCCCAGCACAGAGATGCCTTCGTCCAGGAGCGTTATGGCCAGTATGACCTCAGCGATCCGTTCCTGGCCCTGCAGCGGGACAGCGAGGCCGTGGAGCGCCAACACGCACACtcccaccctcacacacacccgcaGGGTGGGGCGGTGGGACCCAACCCTCTGGCTGTGCTTAAGCTGGTCATGGCCCACTGCAAGAGGATGCAGGAGAGGATGATGGGACAGTTGGCCGCCGCTGAGAGCAGACACAGGAGG ATGATTGCTgatctggaggaggagaagcggCGGCGCGCCCAGGACTCGGCGcagggtgatgatgtcaccttcatGCTGCAGACGGAAagagacaaactgctgcagcAG tTGGAGGTGGAGCGTGCAGCACTGCGGAGGCTGGAGAaggagcaggaacaggtggTGGGCCAGGCGGAGGAATCTctgacccagcagcagcagctctcctcAGCTCTGACTCTGGAGCTCCAGAAAGCCAGCAGCCAGGCGGTGGAGGAGGCCCAGAAGGTCTCCCAGCTGCGCACCAGGCTCCAGGAGGAGAGCAACGCCCTGGAGAACCTGCGGGGGGCACTGGAGGGGGAGAAGGGCAGGGCGGCCCAGCTAGAGGCCACGGCTGAGAGGCAGCTGGCTGAGTTCGACACGGAACGAGAGCAGATGAAAGCCAGGAtcaggaaagaggaggaaaggagcagggagctggagagacaggtggaggagctgaggaagaggctggagggaagtggaggggggaaagaagaAGTAAAGGAGGCTGTGAAAGAGTCTCCTCCCAAGATGGTGGTGGTGTCCACCTCTGTCCAGACTGAGCCTGATGGGAAGATTAGTGTCACTCCCAAAACCACCTTGATGTCAAAAGTCAACGGCCACCACACCCTCAAAGACACAGAATCACAACAGGAAGGTAGAGGAGCAGAGAATGGAGGGGTGGTAGAGAATGGGGGAGGAGCGACTTTAAATTCCCCTCTCCACCCTCATCCTCAGTCTCCCTCCAGCAcggcctcctcttccctctcctcttcccccatcTCCTCCCCCGTTCTGGCCAAGCGTCTGGGAAGCCCAGGCTTCCATCAGTCCTCCTACCAGGCCGGGGTCAACCAGCGATTCCAGGCCGCCAGGCACAAGTTCCAGACCCAGGCTGAGCTGGAGCAACAGCAGGGCGGCTCGGCCCCTCTGTCCCCCAGGGACCtctcccccaccaccacccccacccctcccccaccagAGAACAGCACAGCCAAGCAGCTGGCCCGCAACACTGTCACTCAGGTGCTGTCCCGGTTCACCAGCCAGCAGGCTGGCGTCAAGCTGGCCCCGATCAGCAGCTCTCCGTTTGGGACAGACTACCGCAATCTGGCAGCGTCTCCTCCTGGGGGGAGGTCTCCTTCTTCTGGGCCGCTCTCTCCGGGCATCCgctcccccctcacccctcgCTCAGAGAGGAGCCATCCTCCACCGATCCCTCCTAAGAAGCCAGGGATGAGTCCCACTCCAGGCTCTCCGGGTCCCTCTGGCCG
- the LOC139928471 gene encoding cytochrome P450 3A30-like translates to MDYFPDFSIETWTLIVIVISLIAVYGYAPYGFFKKIGIQGPKPLPFIGTFLEYRKGVHIFDTMCYNKYGKVWGFYDGRQPVMGVMDTAMIKAILVKECYSVFTNRRDLGLNGPLRDAVSVVEDEEWRRIRSVLSPSFTSGRLKEMYTIMLNHSSSLVKSLHKKAAADEVIEVKEVFGPYSMDVVTSSAFSVDIDSINHPSDPFVANIKKMVKFNFLNPLLVLIVLFPFLSPIFEKMDASFFPADVMKFFYSFLEKVKADRNKNEHNNRVDFMQLMVDSQISENSTEDKNSQKGLTDHEILSQAMIFIFAGYETSSSTLCFLAYNLAMNPDIQKALQEEIDEAFPDKGQPTYEGLMQLEYLDMVMNESQRLYPIGNRLERISKTSVDVNGVTIPKGTTIMIPVYTLHRDPTLWPEPEAFKPERFSKENKDKIDPYAFLPFGAGPRNCIGMRFAVLMMKLAIVEVLQNFSFVTCKETDVPLELGTDAFTSPKNPIKLKLVPRASAADGPAS, encoded by the exons ATGGATTATTTCCCTGACTTCTCAATTGAGACCTGGACTTTGATAGTCATTGTCATCAGCCTCATCGCGGT ATATGGATACGCACCCTATGGATTTTTCAAGAAAATAGGCATCCAAGGACCAAAACCTTTGCCCTTCATTGGGACGTTTTTGGAGTACAGAAAG gGTGTCCATATATTTGACACAATGTGCTACAACaagtatggcaaggtgtgggg GTTCTACGACGGCAGGCAGCCTGTGATGGGTGTAATGGACACAGCCATGATTAAAGCCATCCTGGTTAAGGAGTGTTATTCTGTCTTCACCAACAGACGG gACCTGGGGCTGAACGGACCCCTGCGAGATGCTGTGTCAGTCGTAGAAGATGAAGAGTGGAGGAGGATTCGCAGTGTGCTCTCTCCATCATTcaccagcggacgactgaaagAG ATGTACACCATAATGTTGAACCACTCAAGCAGTCTAGTGAAGAGTCTTCACAAAAAAGCAGCAGCGGATGAAGTCATCGAAGTTAAAGA AGTATTTGGACCGTACAGTATGGACGTCGTAACCAGCAGTGCCTTCAGTGTGGACATTGATTCCATCAACCATCCCTCTGACCCGTTTGTAGCAAACATcaagaaaatggtcaaattcaacTTCTTGAACCCCCTGCTGGTGCTTATTG TTCTCTTTCCGTTCTTGTCACCGATCTTTGAGAAGATGGACGCGTCATTCTTCCCTGCTGATGTGATGAAGTTCTTCTACAGCTTTCTGGAGAAGGTCAAAGCAGACCGGAATAAGAATGAACACAAT AACCGAGTGGACTTCATGCAGCTGATGGTGGACTCTCAGATCTCGGAGAACAGCACGGAAGATAAGAACTCCCAGAAAG GGCTGACTGATCATGAGATCCTATCACAGGCCATGATATTCATCTTTGCTGGCTAtgagaccagcagcagcacactgtGCTTTTTAGCCTACAACCTGGCAATGAACCCTGACATCCAAAAGGCCCTGCAAGAGGAGATCGATGAGGCATTCCCAGACAAG GGTCAGCCAACCTACGAAGGCCTGATGCAGCTGGAGTACCTGGACATGGTGATGAATGAGTCACAGAGGCTGTACCCTATTGGTAATCGTCTAGAGAGAATTTCAAAGACATCTGTGGATGTGAACGGTGTGACGATCCCTAAAGGAACCACCATCATGATCCCAGTTTACACTCTCCACCGTGATCCCACCCTTTGGCCCGAGCCTGAGGCCTTCAAACCTGAAAG GTTCAGCAAAGAGAACAAAGACAAGATAGATCCTTATGCCTTCCTACCCTTTGGAGCCGGGCCAAGGAACTGCATCGGCATGCGATTTGCTGTCTTGATGATGAAGTTGGCTATAGTGGAGGTCCTGCAGAACTTCAGCTTTGTCACCTGCAAGGAGACGGAT GTTCCATTGGAGCTGGGAACTGATGCCTTCACCTCCCCTAAGAATCCCATCAAACTGAAGCTGGTGCCCAGAGCATCTGCTGCAGATGGTCCTGCTAGCTAA